A portion of the Bacillus thuringiensis genome contains these proteins:
- a CDS encoding DUF1835 domain-containing protein produces the protein MIDKIKNAVEDMYEDEAKDLLQSILIQLNLLEENYSEDTIKNLMDIPKQLTSNPTYKRNVKESTHVHIAFDDSTAGCLKYMLNQEELYEESIVTFSEFFSIGPIYKLHTNEGQLARQKWLINNLTAYDSYFEEEYLSRFIATIEELHTIPVETPITIWKADNAHEHVGLSFVMAQLKDKKNIRVINTSEASREILKQEYDIRGTGELPPESLALFQKSFIKLPYLTEEKRMKLENEWERLSKSIECLRVWEENEVHSVQEDYFDQFIIECAKSVGADREFLKAPRVIGEALGLVEQLVGDTFLEYRLKQLIKQEVFEFEGSLDEMRFYSVKLRK, from the coding sequence GTGATAGATAAAATTAAAAATGCTGTAGAGGATATGTACGAAGATGAGGCTAAAGATTTACTTCAAAGCATTCTCATACAGTTGAATTTATTAGAAGAAAACTATAGTGAAGATACAATTAAAAATTTGATGGATATTCCAAAACAATTAACGAGTAATCCTACTTATAAAAGGAATGTAAAAGAAAGTACGCACGTACATATTGCCTTTGATGATTCAACGGCTGGTTGCTTAAAATATATGTTAAATCAAGAAGAATTATATGAAGAGAGTATTGTTACTTTTTCTGAATTCTTTTCAATTGGACCAATATATAAGTTGCATACGAATGAGGGGCAACTAGCAAGACAGAAATGGTTAATAAATAACTTAACTGCTTATGATAGTTATTTTGAAGAAGAATATTTATCAAGATTTATAGCAACTATAGAAGAACTACATACTATTCCTGTTGAAACGCCTATTACAATTTGGAAGGCTGATAATGCACATGAACATGTAGGCTTAAGTTTTGTAATGGCACAATTAAAGGATAAGAAAAACATTCGAGTTATTAATACGTCTGAAGCAAGTAGAGAAATATTAAAACAAGAGTATGATATTCGTGGAACGGGAGAATTACCACCTGAAAGTTTAGCTCTATTCCAAAAAAGTTTTATAAAGCTACCTTATTTAACTGAAGAGAAGCGCATGAAGCTTGAAAATGAGTGGGAAAGATTATCGAAAAGCATAGAATGTTTAAGAGTGTGGGAAGAAAATGAAGTGCATTCTGTACAAGAAGATTATTTTGATCAATTTATAATTGAATGTGCGAAAAGTGTGGGTGCTGATCGAGAGTTCCTCAAAGCTCCTAGAGTAATTGGTGAAGCACTTGGTCTTGTTGAACAATTGGTTGGAGATACTTTCTTAGAATATCGCTTGAAACAATTAATTAAACAAGAAGTATTTGAATTTGAAGGTTCGTTAGATGAAATGCGTTTTTATAGTGTGAAGTTAAGGAAATAA
- a CDS encoding DUF3959 family protein: MKKLDVLLMLLSGLFPIAGLTKQIPLEQSLFIGGLLFFTSFGSYFAKKMYSRICSWIAYAPFITLLLVIWHQDISTSSIIANAKIAACVALIPCLFRFRTYGLTLGLFSLWAALLWDIKEVQSLVILERMTSLMTSHYVYILLLIGGLVLGGLLAMFIHRKKKDNNKENINLLGPKKKRKRLSIKIRLPRLPKLKMKLFKFGGKESKSKMPEKIHEYKYEEPVATYEMTEQIDSYKENAVQGQTRMERRRNRYNA, translated from the coding sequence GTGAAGAAATTAGATGTGCTCTTAATGCTACTGAGCGGCCTCTTTCCAATTGCAGGACTTACAAAGCAAATCCCTCTAGAACAATCTCTATTTATTGGAGGGCTTTTATTTTTTACTAGTTTCGGTAGTTATTTTGCTAAAAAGATGTATTCACGTATATGCAGCTGGATAGCGTATGCGCCATTTATAACATTACTGTTAGTTATTTGGCATCAGGATATTTCAACAAGCTCAATCATAGCAAATGCGAAAATTGCTGCATGTGTCGCGTTAATTCCATGTTTATTCCGTTTTCGTACATATGGACTTACTTTGGGCTTATTCTCATTATGGGCCGCTTTACTATGGGATATAAAAGAGGTACAGTCGTTAGTCATACTTGAACGCATGACGAGTTTAATGACAAGCCATTATGTATATATATTACTATTAATTGGAGGGCTTGTATTAGGAGGATTACTTGCGATGTTCATTCACCGCAAAAAGAAAGATAATAATAAAGAAAATATAAATCTACTTGGACCAAAAAAGAAACGCAAAAGATTATCAATTAAGATTCGTCTTCCAAGATTGCCGAAATTAAAGATGAAACTATTTAAGTTTGGTGGGAAAGAATCTAAAAGTAAAATGCCAGAAAAGATCCATGAGTATAAGTACGAAGAACCAGTTGCAACATATGAAATGACTGAGCAAATAGATTCATACAAAGAAAATGCAGTTCAAGGTCAAACAAGGATGGAACGCCGAAGAAATAGGTATAATGCATAA
- a CDS encoding DUF3995 domain-containing protein: protein MLIITYISACILFLVSFLHVYWAFGGNWGTNSVIPTKSGEKAFTPRAGMTLFIALLLSMAAIILLQQAKIVHFAVPNVIIQVGSWICMIVFSIRVIGEFNYFGIFKRQKDTHFARMDTGLYIPLCVLLSLSFLLAIIL, encoded by the coding sequence ATGCTTATCATTACATATATATCTGCTTGTATATTATTCTTAGTTAGCTTTTTACATGTATATTGGGCTTTCGGAGGTAATTGGGGGACAAATAGTGTTATTCCAACTAAATCAGGGGAAAAGGCGTTTACACCTCGTGCCGGAATGACATTGTTCATTGCATTATTATTAAGTATGGCAGCAATAATTTTGTTGCAACAAGCAAAAATTGTTCATTTTGCAGTTCCTAATGTTATTATTCAAGTCGGTTCCTGGATTTGTATGATCGTCTTTTCTATTAGAGTAATTGGTGAGTTCAATTATTTTGGTATCTTTAAACGACAAAAAGATACGCACTTTGCTAGAATGGATACCGGTTTATATATTCCACTTTGTGTATTGTTATCTTTATCTTTCTTATTAGCAATAATTTTGTGA
- the cypA gene encoding cytochrome P450, which produces MSMKNKVGLKIEDGINLASAQFKEDAYEIYKESRKMQPILFVNKTELGAEWLITRYEDALPLLKDSRLKKDPANVFSQDALNVFLTVDNSDHLTTHMLNSDPPNHNRLRSLVQKAFTPKMITQLEGRIQHIADDLLNEVERKNSLNLVDDYSFPLPIIVISEMLGIPKEDQAKFRIWSHAVIAYPETPEEIKETEKQLSEFITYLQYLVDIKRKEPKEDLVSALILAESEGHKLSARELYSMIMLLIVAGHETTVNLITNTVLALLENPNQLQLLKENPKLIDAAIEEGLRYYSPVEVTTSRWADEPFQIHDRTIEKGDMVVIALASVNRDETVFENPEVFDITRENNRHIAFGHGSHFCLGAPLARLEAKIAIITLFNRMPELQIKGDREEIKWQGNYLMRSLEELPLTF; this is translated from the coding sequence ATGTCAATGAAAAATAAAGTTGGACTAAAAATAGAGGATGGCATTAATTTAGCTTCAGCTCAATTTAAGGAAGATGCGTATGAAATTTATAAAGAATCTAGAAAAATGCAACCTATCTTATTTGTGAATAAAACTGAACTAGGTGCGGAATGGCTTATCACAAGATATGAAGATGCCTTGCCGCTTTTAAAAGACAGTCGCTTAAAAAAAGATCCAGCCAATGTATTTTCTCAAGATGCATTGAATGTGTTTCTTACCGTTGACAATAGTGATCATTTAACTACTCATATGTTAAATTCAGATCCACCTAACCATAATCGTTTACGATCACTCGTACAAAAAGCTTTTACACCGAAGATGATCACGCAATTGGAAGGAAGAATACAGCATATTGCAGATGATTTGTTAAATGAAGTCGAGCGAAAGAATTCATTAAATCTTGTTGATGATTATTCATTCCCTTTACCGATCATTGTAATAAGTGAAATGCTCGGTATTCCAAAAGAAGATCAAGCGAAATTTAGAATTTGGTCTCATGCTGTCATTGCTTACCCAGAAACACCAGAAGAAATAAAAGAAACTGAAAAGCAACTATCTGAGTTTATTACATACCTTCAATATTTAGTTGATATTAAACGAAAAGAGCCAAAAGAAGATTTGGTGAGTGCTTTAATACTTGCAGAGAGTGAAGGACATAAACTTAGCGCTCGGGAACTATATTCAATGATAATGCTACTAATTGTGGCGGGACACGAGACAACGGTAAATTTAATAACAAATACGGTATTAGCGCTTCTCGAAAATCCAAATCAATTACAGTTATTGAAAGAAAATCCAAAATTAATTGATGCCGCTATTGAAGAAGGATTACGATATTATTCTCCAGTTGAGGTTACAACTTCAAGATGGGCAGATGAACCTTTTCAAATTCATGATCGAACAATTGAAAAAGGAGATATGGTTGTCATTGCCTTAGCTTCTGTAAACCGTGATGAAACTGTATTTGAAAACCCAGAAGTATTCGATATTACTCGGGAAAATAATCGCCATATTGCCTTTGGTCATGGTAGCCATTTCTGCTTAGGAGCTCCACTTGCGAGGTTAGAAGCAAAGATTGCTATTATTACTTTGTTTAATCGAATGCCTGAACTACAAATAAAAGGCGATCGTGAAGAAATTAAATGGCAAGGTAACTATTTAATGCGTTCTTTAGAGGAATTGCCTTTAACTTTCTAG
- a CDS encoding PadR family transcriptional regulator: MYVDILLLAELTTGPKHGYEIKKNVQNRLGENFELNHNMLYPALRRFENMGAITKKIHKQVGKPNRNMYDITETGEEIFSEMLREFPEKLATNNAEFLVRIALFEKLDYEARKEILTVRQNVLHNQLTAIQSLDVTSSFITEVIEFSKSRIEHELSWITSLMKKI, from the coding sequence ATGTACGTTGACATTTTACTGCTAGCAGAATTAACGACAGGACCAAAACATGGATATGAAATTAAAAAAAATGTTCAAAATCGTTTAGGTGAGAATTTCGAATTAAATCACAACATGCTTTACCCTGCCCTTCGGCGTTTTGAAAATATGGGTGCTATAACGAAAAAAATACATAAACAAGTCGGAAAACCAAACCGAAATATGTACGATATAACAGAAACAGGAGAAGAAATTTTTTCTGAAATGTTACGAGAGTTTCCCGAAAAACTTGCGACAAACAATGCAGAATTTCTTGTTCGTATCGCTCTATTTGAAAAACTTGACTATGAGGCTAGAAAAGAGATTTTGACTGTACGTCAAAACGTACTACATAATCAGCTTACTGCTATTCAGTCTCTAGATGTTACCTCATCTTTTATTACTGAAGTCATTGAATTTAGTAAATCACGAATTGAACATGAATTGAGTTGGATTACATCACTTATGAAAAAAATATGA
- a CDS encoding exosporium leader peptide-containing protein, producing MFDKNEIQKTNGIFQTNALTPNLIGPTLPPIPPFTLPTGPTGPTGGTGPTGVTGPTGLTGPTGVTGPTGVTGPTGVTGPTGITGPTGVTGPTGITGPTGVTGPTGITGPTGVTGPTGITGPTGVTGPTGITGPTGGTEGCLCDCCVLPMQSVLQQLIGETVILGTIADTPNTPPLFFLFTITSVNDFLVTVTDGPTTFVVNISDVTGVGFLPPGPPITLLPPVDVGCECECRERPIRQLLDAFIGSTVSLLASNGSIAADFNVEQTGLGIVLGTLPINPTTTVRFAISTCKITAVNITPATI from the coding sequence GTGTTTGATAAAAATGAAATACAAAAAACAAATGGGATATTTCAAACTAATGCATTAACCCCAAATTTAATTGGCCCCACACTCCCGCCAATCCCACCATTTACTTTACCAACCGGCCCCACGGGTCCAACAGGAGGGACAGGCCCAACGGGAGTAACGGGTCCAACAGGGCTAACAGGTCCAACGGGAGTGACGGGTCCAACGGGAGTGACGGGTCCAACGGGAGTGACGGGTCCAACAGGGATAACGGGTCCAACGGGAGTAACGGGTCCAACAGGGATAACGGGTCCAACGGGAGTAACGGGTCCAACAGGGATAACGGGTCCAACAGGAGTAACGGGTCCAACAGGGATAACAGGTCCAACGGGAGTAACGGGTCCGACAGGGATAACAGGTCCAACGGGAGGGACTGAAGGTTGTCTGTGTGATTGCTGTGTTTTACCTATGCAAAGCGTTTTACAACAACTTATTGGAGAAACTGTGATTCTCGGCACTATTGCAGACACACCAAACACGCCCCCACTTTTCTTTCTATTTACTATCACTTCCGTAAATGATTTTTTAGTTACAGTTACAGATGGCCCCACAACCTTCGTGGTTAATATTTCTGATGTAACAGGGGTAGGTTTTTTACCACCAGGACCACCTATCACATTACTTCCACCTGTCGATGTAGGATGTGAGTGTGAATGTCGTGAACGACCAATTAGACAATTATTGGATGCGTTTATTGGATCTACAGTAAGTCTTTTAGCAAGTAATGGTTCTATTGCAGCAGATTTTAACGTGGAACAAACAGGACTTGGTATAGTGCTAGGTACATTACCTATAAATCCAACTACAACCGTTAGGTTTGCTATTTCAACTTGTAAAATTACAGCTGTAAATATAACTCCTGCTACAATATAA
- a CDS encoding DUF1540 domain-containing protein: MAQDVLCEVNNCKFWANGNKCSAEAIYVVSHKGKHASTTEETDCKTFDPEV; encoded by the coding sequence ATGGCACAAGACGTTTTATGTGAAGTAAACAACTGTAAATTTTGGGCGAACGGTAATAAATGTAGTGCAGAGGCAATTTACGTAGTAAGTCATAAAGGTAAACATGCATCTACAACGGAAGAAACAGATTGTAAAACTTTCGATCCAGAAGTGTAA
- a CDS encoding DUF3880 domain-containing protein: MESASISKKFNVLFVKSSVPVYFPVLEESIFNSLKRAIDDVTMVTYENLVKTALEIQPSLIIVFHGFEEGISKGIQDLKQYNFKTALWLTDDPYFTDVTKTLVMDYDYIFTQDTGCINFYKNLGCNHVFYLPLAAEPPAYTPIFREEDYMYDISFIGTAFENRLAFIDSISEYLVTKNTLILGNNWNKLKSYELLKEKIVLLPFLVYENNTKYYKSSKININIHRTIEDSTFNRNELKINACSINNRTFEIASTGSFQMTDIRSDLEKCYIPGVQIETFTSSADFIEKAEIYLANPEKRKKVAMEGFKRTLIEHTYDERVKQLLKIIEINFKKEN; this comes from the coding sequence ATGGAGAGTGCATCTATTTCTAAAAAGTTTAACGTATTATTTGTTAAGTCTAGTGTTCCTGTATATTTTCCGGTACTAGAAGAATCTATATTTAACAGTTTGAAAAGAGCTATTGATGACGTGACGATGGTTACATACGAAAACTTGGTAAAAACAGCTTTAGAGATACAACCGAGTCTTATTATTGTATTCCATGGTTTTGAAGAAGGAATAAGTAAAGGAATACAAGATTTAAAACAATATAACTTTAAGACCGCACTTTGGCTCACAGACGATCCGTACTTTACAGATGTAACGAAAACCTTGGTAATGGATTATGATTATATTTTTACGCAAGATACAGGGTGTATTAATTTTTATAAAAATCTTGGATGTAATCATGTATTTTATTTACCTCTAGCAGCAGAACCCCCTGCATATACCCCCATATTTAGAGAAGAAGACTATATGTATGATATTAGTTTTATAGGGACTGCTTTTGAAAATCGGCTTGCTTTCATCGATTCAATTTCCGAATACTTGGTGACTAAAAACACCCTAATTTTAGGGAATAATTGGAATAAATTGAAGAGTTATGAATTATTGAAAGAGAAAATCGTACTCTTACCATTTTTAGTTTATGAAAATAATACAAAATATTACAAAAGTAGTAAAATTAATATTAACATACATCGAACTATTGAGGATTCAACATTTAATAGAAATGAACTAAAAATAAATGCTTGTTCAATTAACAACCGGACATTTGAAATAGCTAGTACAGGCTCTTTTCAAATGACAGATATTCGTTCAGATTTAGAAAAATGTTATATTCCAGGGGTACAAATTGAGACATTTACCTCTTCAGCTGATTTTATAGAAAAAGCAGAAATTTATTTAGCAAATCCAGAAAAAAGAAAAAAAGTCGCGATGGAGGGATTCAAGAGGACACTCATCGAACATACATATGATGAAAGAGTGAAACAGTTGTTAAAAATAATTGAAATCAACTTTAAAAAAGAAAATTAA
- a CDS encoding Vat family streptogramin A O-acetyltransferase codes for MNPNPNIKYPIEGNQNVQFIKNTITKPNILVGDYSYYDAKDGETFEDRVLHHYEFLGDLLTIGKFCCIASGVNFIMNGANHRMDGFSAYPFNIFGNGWEKYTPSLSDLPYKGDTVIGNDVWIGMDTTIMPGIKIGDGAIIAAKSVVTRDVAPYTIVGGNPANKIKERFSNKIIEELLQIQWWHFDIEKITENIDVIVQGDIEPLRKLKRE; via the coding sequence ATGAATCCTAATCCAAATATTAAATACCCTATTGAAGGAAATCAAAACGTTCAATTTATAAAAAATACAATAACAAAACCTAATATACTTGTTGGTGATTATTCTTATTATGATGCGAAAGATGGAGAAACATTTGAAGATCGAGTATTACATCATTATGAATTTCTTGGGGATCTCCTAACTATTGGAAAGTTTTGTTGTATTGCATCTGGAGTTAACTTTATTATGAATGGAGCGAATCATCGGATGGATGGATTTTCGGCATATCCATTTAATATCTTTGGAAATGGGTGGGAGAAGTATACACCTAGTTTGTCTGATTTACCTTACAAAGGCGATACAGTTATAGGAAATGACGTTTGGATTGGTATGGACACAACTATTATGCCCGGAATAAAAATAGGGGATGGTGCAATCATTGCAGCTAAATCTGTTGTGACTAGAGACGTCGCACCATATACAATTGTTGGTGGAAATCCTGCAAATAAAATAAAAGAGAGATTTTCAAATAAAATAATAGAAGAATTATTGCAAATTCAATGGTGGCATTTTGACATTGAAAAAATAACTGAAAATATAGATGTGATTGTACAAGGAGATATTGAACCATTAAGAAAGCTAAAAAGGGAATAA
- a CDS encoding MFS transporter yields the protein MSTNVVTKQNNGVSQVLKNRFVQGILASALFLQIGIWVRNFAVLLYVMEMTKGDAFAISMISVAEFAPIFIFSFIGGTFADRWKPKKTMIWCETLSAISVFAVLITLMFGTWKIVFFVTLISAILSQFSQPSGMKLFKQHLSTEQIQLAMSIYQTIFAIFMVLGPILGTFIFHSFGIYISIIITGISFLLAAVVLLFLPKDLENDVEKKDITLLQEMKDGIKYVKKKKALTLLGLCFMAAGLGIGLIQPLGIFIVTEQLGLSKESLQWLLTVNGAGMIVGGALAMVFAKNVAPQKMLIIGMLGQAIGIGIIGYSTNLWVTLTAQLFSGLALPCIQIGINTLIIQNSDTDFIGRVNGILSPLFTGSMVVTMSIAGSLKEMFSLSMMYEGTALLFIIGLLFILPIYNLKPVIAVESELSGKGSAVQNES from the coding sequence ATGTCGACAAATGTAGTAACGAAACAAAACAATGGGGTATCACAAGTATTAAAAAATCGGTTTGTACAAGGGATTTTAGCATCAGCATTATTTTTACAAATAGGAATATGGGTTCGAAACTTTGCGGTATTACTATATGTAATGGAAATGACAAAAGGTGATGCTTTTGCTATTTCGATGATTTCAGTTGCTGAATTCGCTCCAATTTTTATTTTTTCATTTATTGGCGGTACTTTTGCTGATAGGTGGAAGCCAAAGAAGACAATGATATGGTGTGAAACGTTAAGTGCCATTTCAGTATTCGCTGTATTAATTACGCTTATGTTTGGAACGTGGAAAATTGTGTTTTTTGTGACACTCATCTCTGCAATCCTTTCACAGTTTTCACAACCATCTGGCATGAAGTTGTTTAAACAACATTTATCAACGGAACAAATCCAATTAGCAATGTCCATATATCAAACGATATTTGCAATATTTATGGTATTAGGACCAATCCTAGGGACATTTATCTTTCATAGTTTTGGAATTTATATTTCAATCATCATAACAGGTATCTCTTTTTTACTTGCGGCAGTTGTATTGTTATTTCTTCCGAAAGATCTTGAAAACGACGTAGAAAAGAAAGATATCACTCTGCTACAGGAGATGAAGGATGGTATTAAGTATGTCAAAAAGAAAAAAGCATTAACTTTGCTAGGGCTTTGTTTTATGGCTGCAGGACTAGGTATAGGATTAATTCAGCCATTAGGTATATTTATTGTGACTGAGCAGTTAGGATTATCAAAAGAGAGTTTACAGTGGCTACTAACAGTAAATGGTGCGGGAATGATTGTTGGCGGAGCATTAGCAATGGTATTTGCGAAAAACGTTGCTCCGCAAAAGATGTTAATTATCGGTATGCTTGGTCAAGCAATTGGTATTGGCATTATAGGATATTCTACAAATTTATGGGTGACACTTACAGCTCAGCTTTTTAGTGGCTTAGCTCTTCCTTGTATCCAAATTGGTATTAATACGCTTATTATTCAAAATAGCGATACTGATTTTATAGGTCGTGTAAATGGTATTTTAAGTCCGCTATTTACCGGATCAATGGTAGTAACGATGAGTATAGCTGGCTCATTAAAAGAGATGTTTTCATTAAGTATGATGTATGAAGGGACGGCTTTACTTTTTATAATTGGATTATTGTTTATTTTACCTATATACAATTTAAAGCCAGTAATAGCGGTAGAAAGTGAACTAAGTGGTAAAGGAAGTGCCGTACAAAATGAATCCTAA
- a CDS encoding RNaseH domain-containing protein: MISTPELASNNKKIRFVKLKIQQATTGMKWIKIFRNLKDNFHIGGEVDLDHILQYPKDYIVGANKRVLFPYNERIYKVPGTKIEPGIKVKEREYLFKEFQRKFSYFTILPECKKVATNNENELFPLFAPKGLETLTLEVWSENIALDIEQALLDSEVVLAKIGENSYVLNTDFPVLLKIVRYNIEKVLQNPYKMQYCQKYKTNLVDDVTKAVYATAGERSDATLALIAMKNCDGREKIDPKQIIREGFARTNRISTFINLFIGQSVSRNTIVNSVFSLLEQKGFLKRGWNKINLPCTYVNLSIERISKFDFLPIFSKIKGKEILYKLYGNTEWQTIDYVLLNINKHNAFLPQPSKRNDMGALFKQYVFETLMEIVQYAKEQNEQVYFIVDANLRKYWIKELQNKEINTDILPDIVPEVLKVPNLNLIRINTGFDVPSYGAIERDDALDSIGLYADQKGMYYSTGEYSLNCSEIFQRYILEILPLGVKPVERDYIAKMIHYMCCNSSMLSKKNIHMIYSVHMEKIIKSYITDIDAREFKEFDDELDVDVVKVEKKDTIILL, from the coding sequence TTGATTTCTACCCCAGAGCTTGCATCAAATAATAAAAAAATACGGTTTGTAAAACTAAAAATACAACAGGCTACAACCGGCATGAAATGGATTAAGATATTTAGAAATTTAAAAGATAATTTTCATATAGGTGGAGAGGTGGATTTAGACCATATTCTCCAATATCCGAAAGATTATATTGTAGGGGCAAATAAAAGAGTGTTATTTCCATACAATGAGAGAATATATAAAGTTCCAGGCACTAAAATAGAACCGGGTATAAAAGTAAAGGAAAGAGAGTATTTGTTTAAAGAATTCCAGCGCAAATTCTCTTATTTCACAATACTTCCAGAATGTAAAAAGGTAGCAACAAATAACGAAAATGAATTATTTCCTTTATTTGCACCAAAAGGATTAGAGACATTAACATTAGAAGTTTGGTCTGAAAATATAGCACTTGACATAGAACAAGCATTACTTGATAGCGAAGTTGTTTTGGCTAAAATTGGTGAAAATTCTTATGTATTGAATACAGATTTCCCAGTGTTATTAAAGATTGTGAGATACAATATTGAAAAGGTGTTACAAAATCCATATAAAATGCAATATTGCCAAAAATACAAAACAAATCTTGTAGATGATGTTACGAAAGCTGTCTATGCTACCGCGGGTGAGCGTAGTGATGCGACATTAGCATTAATCGCAATGAAAAATTGTGATGGACGCGAAAAAATTGATCCAAAACAAATCATTAGAGAGGGATTTGCACGAACAAACCGTATTTCAACATTTATTAATTTATTTATAGGCCAAAGTGTATCACGTAACACAATTGTAAATAGTGTTTTTAGTTTATTAGAACAAAAAGGATTTTTGAAGCGTGGTTGGAATAAGATAAATTTACCTTGTACATATGTTAATTTATCAATTGAACGAATATCGAAATTTGATTTCTTACCCATTTTTTCAAAAATAAAAGGAAAAGAAATTTTATATAAATTATATGGGAATACAGAGTGGCAAACGATTGATTACGTATTATTAAATATAAATAAACATAATGCATTTTTACCACAACCATCAAAGAGAAATGATATGGGGGCTCTTTTTAAACAATATGTTTTCGAAACATTAATGGAAATCGTACAATATGCAAAAGAACAAAATGAACAAGTTTACTTCATTGTAGATGCGAATTTGAGAAAATATTGGATAAAAGAGTTACAAAATAAAGAAATTAATACAGATATTTTACCTGATATTGTTCCTGAGGTGTTAAAGGTTCCAAACTTAAATCTTATTAGAATAAATACAGGTTTTGATGTACCAAGCTACGGGGCAATAGAACGTGATGATGCTCTAGATAGCATTGGCTTATATGCAGATCAAAAAGGGATGTATTATAGCACTGGTGAATATTCACTTAATTGTAGTGAAATTTTTCAGCGATATATACTTGAAATTCTACCATTAGGTGTAAAACCTGTAGAAAGGGATTATATCGCTAAAATGATACATTACATGTGCTGTAATTCTAGTATGCTTTCGAAAAAGAATATACATATGATATATTCCGTACATATGGAAAAAATAATAAAGAGCTATATTACTGACATAGATGCAAGAGAGTTTAAAGAGTTTGATGATGAATTGGATGTAGATGTAGTAAAAGTAGAAAAAAAAGATACAATTATTCTACTTTAA